The Methanosarcina acetivorans C2A genome includes the window CAGGAGGTATTTGCTCGCTCAAGAGGACTATTTATTGCCCATTAGTATTTACCAGCAAAAAGAAAGTGAAAAATCAAAGTTGAAAACGGCATAAAACACTATGCAATCTGGAATCAAAAAGTACCGGATGATTTGCGAGATAAAAAACAAGTATTTCAACTGCCAATAAACAAAGGGAGAATGGGAAAGCAAAACATGATAACGCTGAAAGATTCCGTCGTAATAAATCGACCGCCGGAAGTTGTTTTTTCATGGTTTGCCCATTTTGAGGAAAACTGCAAAGCCTGGCACAAAGACCACGTACTTGCCAGGTGGGTCAAAGGAAGAAATTTTGAAAAAGGTTCCGTGCTTTATGCCGAGGAATACCTTGGGGGCAAACTGGAAAAGTTGAGCTTTGAAATTACAAATTGCGTACCGAATGAACTTATCGAGTATAAGGTATTGTTCCCGGAGTCCATAATCTGTTCGAAGGGCTCGTTTTCCATAAAGCCTGCCGATGGTGGGAGTGTTTTTACTGCCACACTTTCTTTCCGGTTTGGCAGGGTGCTTTCGAAGCTTGCCGGGAAGAGAGTTGAAGCTATCAGGGTGCATATGAGAGAAGAAGGGGAGAATCTGAAGGTTCTGCTGGAGAAATGAGGAAATTAAGGGTTAGTTCCTCGATAAAAATGTATATTCAAAAATCCAAATTCATAATCCAGGGGAGTAAAGTAGTTGATCATACTTGATGAGCCATACGTTTCTCAAATTCTGAGGGATACCATTGTAGAAATGAACCTGCCTGTCCTGAAAAACTCAACCTCTGAACGCCTGGGCTTAAGCAAGGAAATAAACCTCCTGAAAGACGCCGAATTTATCGAACTTTTCAAAACCGAGAATTCCCGCAAAATTTACAGCAATTCCGAAAATTCCCTTGCCTGGATAGCAAACAACCTCGGGTTTACAGGCATCCCTGAAAAGATCGGGATTTTTAAAGATAAGCTCAGATTCAGGGAACTGATGGGACATATCTATCCTGATTTTTCCTATCAAGGAGTGGATTTTGCCAGCCTGGACGAGCTGGACATTGGAGCCGTCAAAAAACCGTTCATAATCAAACCTGCAATCGGCTTCTTCAGTGCAGGGGTATACAGGGTCGATACCCCAGAAGAATGGGAAAAGGTCCTGCCAGCCTTAAAGCAGGAAATGGAAGACATAGAAGACCTTTTCCCGCCTCAGGTCTTTAACTCCGGAAAATTTGTCCTCGAAGACCACATTGATGGGCCGGAACTTGCGGTAGATGCTTATTATAACAGCGAAGGAAAGCCGGTTATCCTGAATATTCTGGAACATTTGTTTCCTTCGGAAGATGATGTTGAAGATAAGGTCTACACGACTTCAAAAAAGACTATTGAGAACTACCTGGAAGCCGTAACTGAATTGCTTTGCAAGATAAATGAAGTTGCAAAACTGTGGGATTTTGATATAAAGGATTTTGAAATACAGGATTCTGATGTAAGGGATTATGAAAGAAGAGACTCGGAGCTGCGAAATTTTGAACTACCTGATGTACAAGGAAAGGGATTGAGGGATTTCCCGCTGCATATCGAGCTGAGGGTAGATAAAATGGACAGGTTGATACCCATAGAAGTAAACCCGATCAGGTTTGCTGGGTGGTGCACAACCGACATTGCATATTATGCATACGGGATCAATGTCCACAGGTATTTTTGCGAGGGACTGGAACCCGACTGGGAAGAGGTTTTAAGAGATAAAGAGAGGAATGGCAGAACCTACTGTCTTTTGATTGCTAAAAAGCCGGATGAAATTAAAACGGAAAAGATCGAAACATTCGATTACGAGGGTCTTCGTTCCTGTTTTGAAAAGCCCCTAGAGCTCAGGAAGCTTGACTACAGGCAGTATCCGGTTTTTGCATTTCTTTTTACCGAAACAGAAGACAATAGCTGGGAAGAGATCGAGAGATATTTGAAGTCGGATTTAATGGATTTCATCCGAATTCGCGCGGAAAAGGGAGGAAAGGGAGAAAAATAAAACGGCTAGCTGGAAACTGTTTGTCGGAATTCCAGACTTTTTGAGGAGATCTCTCAACCCAGATTCCGATCAGATCGATGTTGCTCATCGATTCTGTCGTACAGCTCTTTCAAAGCCCTGTGAAGCCTTAAGACTTCCTTTTCCCAATCTTTTTTATCGGAATTGGGACAGGACCCTATCTTCACAGCTGCCATCCGCGCATAGTTGCGGGAAATTTTTCGGTTGCTCCAGGAGAGGCCGAAAGCTTGATCGGTTTTTTTGATGCTGTACTTTTCGTGAATTAAAAACTCATATAGTTCAGAAACCCTGTCAGGTTTTTCTCCGGAGCTTTCGGGAAATTCCGGAGAGAAAGTAGCCAGATTCCGGAGCCGGTACTTGACTCCGGAGCTTTCGGGGTAGAGTTTTCCAGAGTTGGCAAACTCAAGCATCTCCCGAAATTCAAGGAAAATATCCGTCTGCCCGAATCCTGAAGGCAGAGTTTTTCCCAGGAGAATAAGGACGTGGATGCATTCGTGAAAGAGGACTTTTGCTATAAGAAACTCGATCCTCTCCTGAAGGTTCCACAACCTTTCAACCAGTTCTTCATCCCACAGTTCATGAGGATTTACCAGGATGAGGGATCTGTAGGTTATTTTCTTATCTTTTCTGGAAACGGTCTTCTTCGGCTCAAAAGTCAATCCCTGCAGCTTTCCTAAAAACTGTACCCGGACTGCAAGCTCCAGGCAGTGTTCCCATCCTCCGGAACGCACACTTTTTACCCTGTAATATTTCCCGTCAAAGTGCACCTTTTTGATCAGCCGGTAAAGGTCCTCACTCTGTTCTTTAATAAGGGATTTTATCATTGGTTCCCGGTAAATGTTCAGGTCAAGCTGGAGAAGCCCGGGAGAAAAAAACAGGTATTCAGAAGCAGGAAACGAAACAGGAACAAATGCCGGGACAAGATATGGGAAAGGGGAAGCTGCAGATGATAAATTTCCCTTTATCCCGGATACATGAAAAACGGGGTTTTTCGTTAACGAAGTCTTTTTTGTTCCTGTTCCCTGAATTTCCTGCTTCATGAATTTACCCCTCACAAATACTTTTTCCCCATATTACTAATTTAATTCAGTAACATAATAATCAATTTCTGTGTTAACATGTAATATTATGAGTTACTGGATTTATACTTTTTCATATAAAGTGAAAATGTTGTATGAATAGCGAGGAGATATAAAAAATGAGGTTTTTCGAAAAATTGAAAATGAAAGTTGCGCTGGCCCACCCTTGCTGGCTCACCCCGCTGCGAGCAACGAAGTATGCTCACGTTGTAGCTCCGAGAAGGGGCATGTAAAAGTGAAAAATCAGAAATAAAAAACCAGAAATTGCTTTGAAAACCAGATTTGCAGGATTATACCGGATAAAGGGCCAGCATAGATTTGCAACAAATATAAAAAAGTTAATGGATTCAATTATTCTCTGTCATTAAATCATCAAATATAATTCACAGGATACGACCTCTCAATTACCAATCGGTTCTTTCACATTTTTCTGATCTAATGTCTTGAAGGTTATTCCAGATATTTTAATCACAACTAACACTTTTATTGTGGCGACAATAAGAGATACCACACATTCTTCCATGAGTCATAGGTTGCTACAATTGGATATCCTTCCTGTACCCATTTGGTGAGCCCGCCTTCCAGGTTAGATACCTCTTTGTAACCAGCGTCTACCAGCAGACTGCTCGCCTCAGCGCCTCTTTTTCCTACCTTGCAATAAACAAGTATTTTTGTATTTCTATTACACGGTAACTCTTTCATTCTTGCCGGTAACAGCTCATCAGGGGATAACGCATCAGGGTCTGATTTTAAATTTCTCAGTGGTATCAGTACTGCCCCTTCAATTTGTCCATCGTCATATCCAGATGGTGTACAAACATCCAGAATAAATATATCTTCTTCTTCGATCATCTGTCTAGCATCGCAGGCAGTCACATTTGTGTATGTGCATTTGCTTGCTGCTGCCATTCCAGGTGAAATTATGAGAAACGCTAGAAGAATTGCAGCAAAAAATAACATGCATTGTTTATTCAATTACATCCCTCCGTATTCGCCAATTTTCCCTAAAAAACCCCAGAATTTGTGAGTTCATTCATTCAAACATAGCAACTATTATTAAAATCCGAATTTAGAAACAGTACCCAGAAGTGACAGTTGTTTACGTTATAAAGACATTTTCCAATATTCATTAGCTGAAATCTGTCATATTGTATAATAAATTGGTACAAAAAAGCAAGAACCCAAAATCTGGATTTTAATAAATACATAATGTACTGAATTCAAATATATAGGTAATTAGGAACAATTGATCCGTATAAGAGAAGTTGGACATATAGTGTCATAGTTGTTTTCGATTTTAATGATAATTCCATAAATAGTCAGATTAAATTAATTTTTTCACGAGGAGCATAAATTTGTTATTAAATTAGGGGGCTGAGAGAATAGGATTTGGCTTTTTTACCTGAATGTATCTGATTTAAACATAAAAATTTCCGCTCAGGTATTTGAAAGGCTTAAGTACTTGAAAATGCAGCCCTGCTTTCATATTTCCTGACCTACGCTCATATTACAAAACATTATTCCATATTTCCTGTTCTGCTATCACATTTCAAACCTTGTCAAAACCCCATGAAGCTTATCAGAAGGAAGCTTATAGAACTGGACAAAAGAAGGGGACAGTTTTTTAATTACAGAAAAGACTTTCCATATAAGATTACTGGTAAGAATGTCTTCTATTCCGTAAAATATTGTTTTTTCCTGAATGCCTTTATCTTTAAGGATCTGAACAACGTCAATTACTTCCATATACCCCACATTTATCTCAAAAACTCTCAACCCTTTTGCCAGATCCTTTGCAAAAGAGCTTTTTACTCCGAAAGGACTTTCACATTTGATAATTGAAATAAAGATGTTGTCTTCATAAATAATGTTGTTCTCAAACATTACATTGGAAATGTACCTGGGAACATAATTTATGTCTCGGGCAAAGAAAAGAGCAGTCCCACTGATTTTATTTTCACTGGCATACACCTGCTTATATTTTTCAAGGAAATCACCAATCTTCATGGGGTTCATCAGTTCATAAAGCTTCTTTTGTCCGGAAGTGTATATAATGATCAAAGAAAATGCAATTGCTGCTATCACAATGGACCAGTAACCTCCATGAGGGATTTTATAAGTGTTCGAAAGGAGAAATACTACGTCGATAACGGTCACAAAAAGAGATACAAAAGACCTGAACATCCTCCCTTTTAAATAAAAAATCAAAGTCATCATCAGGCCCGTAATTGACATGGTTCCCGTAACTGCCAGCCCGTATGCAGCTGCAAGTCTGTGGGAGTCCCTGAACTCAAAAATCATAAATAAGACGGAAATAAGGAGAAGCCAGTTTACTGCACCGATATATATCTGGGACCGCAATTTGCCTGAAGTATAATCGATCTTCAGCATGGGAATTATCCGGGTCGTAATGCCCTGATATACTATTGAGAACATGCCACTGATCATGGCCTGAGAAGCAATAATCGTAGCTGTGATACTCAGGATAAGGAATGGGATATATATGACCTCTGCCTGCTGATTTATCATTTCAAAGAGAATATTTTTTGACTCCGGGTTTCTAATGATAAATGCTCCCTGTCCTAAATAATTCAAGACCAGTGCGGAAAATACAAGTCTCCAAGCTTTCAGAATCGGCTCCCTTCCCAGATGCCCCATATCGGCGTACAGTGCTTCTCCTCCGGTCGCACACAGGATAACTTCGGATAATACAAAAAATCCCGTAAACCCGTTATGTAGGAGAAAACTGATAGCATAATAAGGGTTTATGGCTCTTAGCACACCAGGAGTGTAAAATATTGAGGCAATACCTGAAAATGCGAGGGATGCAAACCATAAAACCATTACTGGACCGAAGACCCAGGTGATTTCTTCCGTTCCCTTGCTCTGGACTGAAAAAAGAGCTACTGCGATTATGCCGGCAATGAACATAATAGCCCCCTGCCCGATGTCCTGGAAATCAGGTATGATCCTCAGGCCTTCAACGGCACTCAGGATGCTGATTGCAGGTGTAATGACCCCGTCCCCTACAAGAAAAGAGACCCCTATATACGCTAACAGCGTGATAAAAGCCGCATTTCGGCCGGATTTAATGAGAGGGACGAGCAGTTCTTTTAAAACAATAGTCCCTCCTTCTCCTTTTTTTCCCAGGCTCATCGCAAGCCAGGCGTACTCCACGGTTACTAGTGTGATAAGGGTCCAGATAATTAAAGATAAAACGCCTATCACATGAACTTCCGTAGGCCTTGTTAGAAGGAATATAACCGTA containing:
- a CDS encoding SRPBCC family protein, which codes for MITLKDSVVINRPPEVVFSWFAHFEENCKAWHKDHVLARWVKGRNFEKGSVLYAEEYLGGKLEKLSFEITNCVPNELIEYKVLFPESIICSKGSFSIKPADGGSVFTATLSFRFGRVLSKLAGKRVEAIRVHMREEGENLKVLLEK
- a CDS encoding ATP-grasp domain-containing protein, producing MIILDEPYVSQILRDTIVEMNLPVLKNSTSERLGLSKEINLLKDAEFIELFKTENSRKIYSNSENSLAWIANNLGFTGIPEKIGIFKDKLRFRELMGHIYPDFSYQGVDFASLDELDIGAVKKPFIIKPAIGFFSAGVYRVDTPEEWEKVLPALKQEMEDIEDLFPPQVFNSGKFVLEDHIDGPELAVDAYYNSEGKPVILNILEHLFPSEDDVEDKVYTTSKKTIENYLEAVTELLCKINEVAKLWDFDIKDFEIQDSDVRDYERRDSELRNFELPDVQGKGLRDFPLHIELRVDKMDRLIPIEVNPIRFAGWCTTDIAYYAYGINVHRYFCEGLEPDWEEVLRDKERNGRTYCLLIAKKPDEIKTEKIETFDYEGLRSCFEKPLELRKLDYRQYPVFAFLFTETEDNSWEEIERYLKSDLMDFIRIRAEKGGKGEK
- a CDS encoding rhodanese-like domain-containing protein, giving the protein MNKQCMLFFAAILLAFLIISPGMAAASKCTYTNVTACDARQMIEEEDIFILDVCTPSGYDDGQIEGAVLIPLRNLKSDPDALSPDELLPARMKELPCNRNTKILVYCKVGKRGAEASSLLVDAGYKEVSNLEGGLTKWVQEGYPIVATYDSWKNVWYLLLSPQ
- a CDS encoding KUP/HAK/KT family potassium transporter; its protein translation is MFSKSDFRGIINSMGLVFGDIGTSPIYTLTVIFLLTRPTEVHVIGVLSLIIWTLITLVTVEYAWLAMSLGKKGEGGTIVLKELLVPLIKSGRNAAFITLLAYIGVSFLVGDGVITPAISILSAVEGLRIIPDFQDIGQGAIMFIAGIIAVALFSVQSKGTEEITWVFGPVMVLWFASLAFSGIASIFYTPGVLRAINPYYAISFLLHNGFTGFFVLSEVILCATGGEALYADMGHLGREPILKAWRLVFSALVLNYLGQGAFIIRNPESKNILFEMINQQAEVIYIPFLILSITATIIASQAMISGMFSIVYQGITTRIIPMLKIDYTSGKLRSQIYIGAVNWLLLISVLFMIFEFRDSHRLAAAYGLAVTGTMSITGLMMTLIFYLKGRMFRSFVSLFVTVIDVVFLLSNTYKIPHGGYWSIVIAAIAFSLIIIYTSGQKKLYELMNPMKIGDFLEKYKQVYASENKISGTALFFARDINYVPRYISNVMFENNIIYEDNIFISIIKCESPFGVKSSFAKDLAKGLRVFEINVGYMEVIDVVQILKDKGIQEKTIFYGIEDILTSNLIWKVFSVIKKLSPSFVQFYKLPSDKLHGVLTRFEM